A genomic window from Maledivibacter sp. includes:
- a CDS encoding MarR family transcriptional regulator, translating into MNKRKQIYESYNWIGEIANKTIVELKKTAEILEETHNNFFNKFDISSTKFNLLVILYNAPEEGMTLSEIGGEMLVTKANITGLVDRLEKQGFVTRRRHHRDRRKVMAAITKPGREFTERVIGEYKVWSKDVMTILGDDEKSRLLGLFRKLQTGLISKKLV; encoded by the coding sequence GTGAATAAACGGAAACAAATATATGAAAGCTATAATTGGATAGGAGAAATTGCCAATAAAACAATTGTTGAACTAAAGAAAACCGCCGAGATATTGGAAGAAACCCATAATAATTTTTTTAACAAATTTGATATATCTAGTACTAAGTTTAATCTTTTGGTGATTCTATACAATGCTCCGGAAGAAGGCATGACTTTGTCGGAAATTGGTGGAGAAATGTTGGTTACAAAGGCAAATATAACTGGACTTGTGGATCGGTTGGAAAAACAAGGCTTTGTAACTAGAAGAAGACATCATAGGGATAGAAGAAAGGTAATGGCTGCAATAACTAAGCCAGGTAGGGAGTTTACTGAAAGAGTTATTGGGGAATACAAGGTATGGTCAAAGGATGTGATGACCATATTAGGTGATGATGAAAAAAGTCGATTATTGGGCCTATTCAGAAAGCTTCAAACGGGCTTGATTAGTAAAAAATTAGTTTAG
- a CDS encoding TolC family protein — translation MRKRVFITTILISLLVFNVAFAVDDIKEVKKSTEESKTISLTIEESVKLGLENSIDLKIVKNEIDLSALKQKRTKNLSKKLEDGDDRIRDASGQINKAQQLLNAGISPIDKKIGSITIKAGQPIPDSIPADQKAAIIQGIQAELNNKKKALEGGELSLESSLDQAGISISEKLKFETLDSLGVNSTSDLMTTMANVSYEVTNASYDIYKNKIAMLIQKNYYDVLKAQKILAVKRKAMERAKKQYEFSKDSFEVGMKAKDDMLLADVYYKSTEIEFRKAEGELENAFIELKKNLNVSLDTEIVLTDVLVDESETPDFEEGLKSGMKNRLEIKKAVGEVAIYDLNFEATKKKYPSNTYTHKEAKLLKEKKRLNYDKVFQDVETSIKQSYETLITVGDMLEKAKDMVEKARESVEIAEFKYKEGFGVESSLLKKLDLETAAGTIVEVLAAEENLSNVEEKVVQIMYSYNLAKVKYYNDAGKFIY, via the coding sequence ATGAGAAAAAGAGTATTTATAACAACTATTTTAATATCACTACTGGTATTTAATGTGGCCTTTGCAGTGGATGATATAAAAGAAGTAAAAAAGTCAACGGAAGAAAGTAAGACCATATCACTTACAATAGAAGAATCAGTTAAGCTTGGTCTTGAAAACAGTATAGATTTAAAGATTGTAAAGAATGAAATAGACTTAAGCGCTTTGAAGCAGAAGAGAACAAAAAATTTGAGTAAAAAGCTTGAGGATGGTGACGATAGAATAAGGGATGCAAGTGGACAAATAAACAAAGCTCAGCAGCTTTTAAATGCAGGAATCTCTCCTATTGATAAAAAAATAGGTAGTATTACTATTAAAGCTGGTCAACCAATACCAGATAGTATACCTGCTGATCAAAAGGCTGCAATTATACAAGGTATACAAGCAGAACTAAATAATAAGAAGAAAGCCCTTGAAGGTGGCGAGCTTTCCCTTGAAAGCTCACTAGATCAAGCGGGAATATCTATATCAGAAAAATTAAAATTTGAAACCTTAGATTCATTAGGGGTAAATTCAACATCGGATTTGATGACAACTATGGCAAATGTATCCTACGAAGTGACAAATGCTTCCTATGATATATACAAAAATAAGATTGCCATGCTTATACAAAAAAACTATTACGATGTACTAAAGGCTCAGAAGATATTGGCGGTAAAACGAAAAGCCATGGAAAGAGCTAAAAAGCAATATGAATTTTCAAAGGATAGCTTTGAGGTAGGTATGAAGGCCAAGGATGATATGTTACTTGCCGATGTCTATTATAAAAGTACTGAGATAGAATTCAGAAAAGCAGAGGGAGAACTTGAAAATGCTTTTATAGAATTAAAGAAAAATTTGAATGTTTCTTTAGATACAGAAATAGTACTTACTGATGTCCTAGTAGATGAAAGCGAGACGCCGGATTTTGAAGAGGGATTAAAGAGTGGTATGAAGAACAGATTGGAGATAAAAAAAGCCGTAGGCGAAGTAGCTATATATGATTTGAATTTTGAAGCTACGAAAAAGAAATATCCTTCTAATACCTATACACATAAGGAAGCAAAATTACTTAAGGAAAAGAAAAGATTGAATTATGACAAAGTATTTCAAGATGTAGAAACATCAATAAAACAGTCCTATGAAACCCTTATAACCGTTGGAGATATGCTTGAAAAGGCAAAGGATATGGTGGAAAAAGCAAGAGAAAGCGTTGAAATAGCAGAATTCAAATACAAAGAGGGCTTCGGTGTTGAGAGCAGTCTTCTTAAAAAACTTGATTTAGAAACCGCGGCAGGAACAATCGTAGAGGTATTAGCCGCTGAGGAAAATTTATCAAATGTGGAGGAGAAGGTTGTACAAATAATGTATAGCTATAATCTGGCTAAGGTTAAATATTATAATGATGCAGGGAAGTTTATTTATTAA
- a CDS encoding efflux RND transporter periplasmic adaptor subunit, producing the protein MKSLSKSICISICLLMLLMTGCSAGAEGKDAVNVFNEEEGIVSQGVIEAKEVSINSKIPGRIGKIYVEEGMEIEAGKPIVEITSEELQAKKEQALALVKAAEAAHKAAKGQVQAAQSLSQKAHNGAREQEIAKAQAYYDLMVSTYERVEKLYEKGAVSEQKKEEVKTQLEVAKQTLSMAKEGARSEDINSAEALVTQALSMEQAAKGKLEQAQGGLQEVEAYLKDTKICAPINGTVTQINADEGELVSTGMSIATITNLNKAWVEVKIKETDLEKIALGQEVKVKVPSFSDEIFKGKVVRINKKPDFATKRATNDNGNFDIIAFGVKIEIENNEKVLRPGMTAFAQFLK; encoded by the coding sequence ATGAAGAGTTTAAGTAAATCCATATGCATTTCAATCTGTTTATTGATGCTTTTAATGACGGGTTGTAGTGCTGGTGCTGAGGGAAAGGATGCAGTAAATGTATTTAATGAAGAAGAGGGGATAGTATCTCAGGGAGTTATAGAAGCTAAGGAAGTCAGTATAAATAGTAAGATACCAGGAAGAATCGGAAAGATATACGTGGAAGAGGGTATGGAAATAGAGGCAGGTAAACCAATCGTTGAAATAACCAGTGAAGAGCTTCAGGCTAAGAAGGAACAGGCCCTTGCCCTTGTAAAGGCTGCTGAGGCGGCTCATAAAGCAGCAAAGGGACAGGTTCAAGCGGCACAGTCTTTATCTCAAAAGGCACATAATGGAGCTAGGGAGCAGGAAATAGCCAAGGCTCAAGCCTACTATGATCTTATGGTTTCTACATATGAAAGGGTAGAAAAACTTTATGAAAAGGGTGCAGTTTCTGAGCAGAAGAAGGAAGAAGTTAAAACACAATTGGAGGTTGCTAAGCAAACATTGAGTATGGCTAAGGAAGGGGCAAGAAGTGAGGATATAAATAGTGCAGAAGCCCTTGTTACTCAAGCATTATCAATGGAACAGGCTGCAAAGGGCAAGCTAGAGCAAGCACAAGGCGGACTTCAAGAGGTTGAGGCTTATTTAAAGGATACTAAAATATGCGCTCCTATAAACGGTACTGTGACTCAGATAAATGCCGACGAAGGTGAGCTTGTGTCTACGGGAATGTCAATAGCTACCATCACAAACCTAAATAAAGCATGGGTAGAGGTTAAGATTAAGGAAACAGACCTTGAAAAGATAGCCTTAGGTCAAGAAGTGAAGGTAAAGGTGCCTAGCTTTTCAGATGAAATATTTAAGGGGAAAGTAGTACGAATTAACAAAAAACCTGACTTTGCTACTAAAAGAGCTACTAATGATAATGGGAATTTTGATATCATTGCCTTTGGTGTAAAGATAGAAATAGAAAACAATGAAAAGGTATTAAGACCAGGAATGACAGCCTTTGCTCAGTTTTTAAAATAG
- a CDS encoding ABC transporter permease, producing the protein MISSLCTTIKREFDIMVKAKMIFIVIILIPLLTNFLFGYEFGKDVLTKIPMAVYDGDNSSISRMIVEQFRENDMFDVKYYLKNSDDMKGLMDDSKIRVGMVIPKGFGKDVTGTKSPSILMVYDGSHMPMAAAAKKSASEILLTLKTGVFMKLLRGKLNLPADTAQKVALAINFSSRTLYNPTGSYKNFLNIGFGTAIVQSGIAIMAATAIRREEIEKEKSKRIGYLLGKIIFYGLLGWLSLVLCIFIQNKVFNIPLRGQFTHAVILSMALSFAVASLSLMISTWIRDYMFATLVNAVIFIPNTVMVGYTWPVLSMPKPYRILANFYPFYHFIDNLRDLFLKGLPISKMGGDIVWFIKFTIGVLIIGILGILTAKGREYIEESSPDKGGEEIVIS; encoded by the coding sequence GTGATAAGCAGCCTTTGTACTACGATAAAAAGAGAATTCGATATAATGGTGAAGGCGAAGATGATATTCATAGTAATTATACTCATCCCTCTCCTTACCAATTTTTTATTCGGTTATGAATTTGGAAAGGATGTACTGACTAAGATACCCATGGCAGTATATGATGGAGATAACTCATCAATTAGTCGAATGATAGTGGAACAATTTAGAGAAAATGATATGTTTGATGTTAAGTATTACTTAAAAAACAGTGATGATATGAAGGGCTTAATGGATGACAGTAAGATAAGGGTAGGAATGGTGATCCCCAAGGGCTTTGGTAAGGATGTGACAGGAACCAAGTCCCCAAGTATATTAATGGTATATGATGGCAGTCACATGCCCATGGCAGCTGCTGCCAAGAAAAGTGCATCGGAGATACTATTGACCTTAAAAACCGGTGTATTTATGAAGCTGCTGCGGGGTAAGCTAAATCTTCCTGCGGACACAGCACAAAAAGTGGCTTTAGCCATAAATTTTAGCAGTAGAACATTGTATAATCCTACGGGAAGCTATAAGAACTTCTTAAACATAGGATTTGGAACTGCCATAGTACAATCAGGAATTGCCATAATGGCGGCAACAGCCATTAGGAGAGAAGAAATAGAAAAGGAAAAAAGCAAAAGAATAGGATATTTATTAGGGAAAATTATTTTCTATGGACTTTTAGGCTGGCTTTCCCTCGTATTATGTATATTTATTCAGAATAAGGTATTTAATATTCCACTTAGGGGACAATTCACCCATGCAGTGATACTCAGTATGGCACTTTCATTTGCAGTGGCATCCTTAAGCTTAATGATTTCCACATGGATTAGGGACTATATGTTTGCCACATTAGTAAATGCGGTCATATTCATACCTAATACAGTAATGGTAGGGTATACATGGCCAGTTTTATCTATGCCAAAACCCTATAGGATATTAGCTAATTTTTATCCCTTTTATCATTTTATAGATAATCTAAGGGACTTGTTCCTAAAGGGATTACCTATCTCAAAAATGGGTGGAGATATAGTATGGTTTATTAAGTTTACCATAGGGGTATTGATCATTGGTATACTAGGCATTTTGACGGCAAAGGGACGGGAATATATTGAGGAAAGTTCTCCAGATAAGGGGGGAGAAGAAATTGTCATTTCTTAA
- a CDS encoding ABC transporter permease: MSFLKMIFKELKNTILDRDVILLISLGSIFLTLLFGGVYINSYIEDIPVAILDEDNSSLSRMIVQQFGDDDRFDLTYHINTREELKDLIDSRRVHMGVYIPPNFSKDVMTLESSDVLILVDGTNMVVGNNAYAQAVSIIQTIAAGTQIKLIEAKGIVPSLSYNVAMPFQFTDRMLYDPKMTYMNYLIVGFIGIFLQQVMFSGVGISVVKRGEYFAGKNTIKKLVPKVIALAILALSSMCIAIHIAQRVFNVPIRGSIGIGLLFAFVFILAITCPAIILASIVKDKLKFAQISYMLSLPTFAASGYLWTIDQLPAPMVAVYKCLWPLIYFVRPFDEVMVKGLRFEMIKGNIYGLLLYTLIWMPIAIFILKRRYKNTECTN; the protein is encoded by the coding sequence TTGTCATTTCTTAAGATGATATTTAAAGAGTTAAAAAATACGATTTTAGATAGAGATGTCATACTGCTGATTTCATTAGGCTCTATATTTCTGACTCTTTTATTTGGTGGAGTATATATAAACAGCTATATTGAGGATATACCCGTTGCCATATTGGACGAAGATAATTCTAGCTTGAGTAGGATGATCGTACAACAGTTTGGTGATGACGATAGATTTGATTTGACCTATCATATAAATACAAGGGAAGAACTCAAGGATTTGATTGATTCCAGAAGGGTTCACATGGGGGTGTATATACCGCCGAATTTTTCTAAGGACGTTATGACCTTGGAGTCCTCCGACGTATTGATTCTTGTAGATGGAACCAACATGGTTGTAGGGAACAATGCATATGCCCAGGCTGTAAGTATAATTCAAACAATAGCCGCGGGAACGCAAATAAAGCTGATAGAGGCCAAGGGAATAGTGCCGAGTTTATCATATAATGTAGCTATGCCCTTTCAATTTACCGATAGAATGTTATATGATCCAAAGATGACATATATGAACTATCTGATCGTAGGATTTATTGGAATTTTTTTGCAACAGGTTATGTTTTCGGGTGTGGGAATAAGCGTTGTAAAAAGAGGAGAATATTTTGCAGGTAAAAATACAATCAAAAAGCTTGTACCAAAGGTAATTGCCTTAGCTATACTGGCGCTATCATCTATGTGTATTGCGATTCACATAGCCCAAAGGGTTTTTAATGTTCCTATAAGGGGGAGTATAGGCATTGGATTACTATTTGCCTTTGTATTCATATTGGCAATCACCTGTCCAGCGATTATATTGGCTTCAATCGTAAAGGACAAATTGAAGTTTGCACAAATTTCATATATGCTGTCCCTACCTACCTTTGCAGCCAGTGGATACCTGTGGACCATTGATCAGCTGCCGGCCCCGATGGTTGCTGTTTATAAATGTCTATGGCCCCTTATATACTTTGTAAGGCCCTTTGATGAGGTTATGGTAAAGGGCTTGAGATTTGAAATGATTAAGGGCAATATATATGGATTGCTTTTATATACCTTGATATGGATGCCCATAGCAATATTTATATTGAAAAGGAGATATAAAAACACTGAATGTACAAACTAA
- a CDS encoding V-type ATPase subunit, protein MGSIKRFAAINTKIRTLEGRLLTEHDYSRLIAMNSVGDIARYLKEHTAYTTVLEGINLSLINTDKLELLLKKYIVQQYQRLIHYFTDEYRKLFKILFTRYEIEDLKIFLRAIDREESLANVKDMVVYSGIYSTIDYDDLSLSKNLEGLIDRLRGTVYHNALKAYTREDQEKRLFYMEMSLDRLYFKLLAEKLEKLDKRDKDILRELLGKNIDLMNLQWIYRGLKFYGLSPEELINYTLHNGHYLNFKRIKELCYAKNEGELIYKMIDSKYGFLFDNKDTLEIFMERRIERYLYFLLLDYKRKEKMNIIEAVVFIHLLEYEMRDIISIVEAVRYGMDEESTTKFLVRVIQ, encoded by the coding sequence ATGGGAAGCATAAAAAGATTTGCTGCTATAAATACGAAAATAAGGACATTGGAAGGACGACTTTTAACGGAGCATGACTACAGTAGATTGATAGCAATGAATAGTGTTGGTGATATAGCAAGATATCTAAAGGAGCATACTGCCTATACCACCGTACTTGAAGGCATTAATTTGTCATTGATAAATACGGATAAATTGGAGCTGTTACTAAAAAAATATATAGTGCAGCAATATCAAAGGCTCATACATTATTTTACCGATGAATATAGGAAGTTGTTTAAAATACTTTTCACAAGGTATGAAATAGAGGATTTAAAAATATTTTTAAGGGCCATAGACCGAGAAGAGAGCCTGGCAAATGTAAAGGATATGGTGGTATACTCGGGCATTTACAGCACTATAGATTACGATGACTTAAGCCTATCAAAGAATTTAGAGGGATTAATAGATAGATTGAGGGGAACCGTTTATCATAATGCATTGAAGGCATATACAAGGGAAGACCAAGAAAAAAGATTATTCTATATGGAAATGTCATTGGATCGTCTATATTTTAAGCTGCTCGCTGAAAAGCTAGAAAAGTTAGATAAAAGGGATAAGGATATATTAAGGGAGCTTCTTGGAAAAAATATAGATCTTATGAATCTTCAATGGATATATAGGGGTCTCAAATTCTATGGGCTTTCTCCAGAAGAGCTTATAAACTATACCCTGCACAATGGCCATTATTTGAATTTTAAAAGAATAAAGGAGCTGTGTTATGCAAAAAACGAAGGGGAACTCATATATAAGATGATAGATTCAAAATATGGCTTTTTGTTTGATAATAAGGATACACTAGAAATATTTATGGAAAGGCGTATAGAAAGATACCTATATTTTCTTTTACTTGATTATAAAAGGAAAGAGAAGATGAATATAATTGAAGCCGTTGTATTTATACATCTTTTAGAATATGAAATGCGGGATATCATATCCATAGTGGAAGCAGTACGATATGGAATGGATGAGGAAAGCACTACAAAATTCTTAGTTAGAGTTATTCAATAA
- a CDS encoding V-type ATP synthase subunit I, which yields MAVEKMEMLNLVAPMDEIDNISRDIVLLQNIHIVNALNEINKSNFTLCVLEENLEELVDMCVIKPYMKEADYKGISEKINNLMGYLGLDKAIKEKYIDESYDFQDSIKEIEDIYPEICGVYKEKFIYNHELKKIEEFDSHIHHLKRTNVDLSSLNNLSFFSYKIGILSKENINRLKKNYENISAIVLHIGSNTIGEVYLVVSPKDLETETNRILNSVNFHELDIPKEFLGTPDQIVVNVEQKIKENKGKLELVNHRLAQLKEKYGSSVERAYSRLRLEEEIVQIKKETACTNSYFYLSGWVPARDKKRIEKRFEKYGHMVLTMFKDVSEVHKYIIPPTKLKNNRLTRPFESLVKMYGVPSYDELDPTLFLSITYMLLFGMMFGDVGQGLILLLAGLYFSRKNKDSLYGGILARLGLSSTIFGFLYGSVFGFEHIIPALLVHPIEHISFMLTGSVVMGIILLITSFGYSIVNKVRQRDIKEGIFGRNGLNGLIFYLSLLGLVANVALKREIIPSTVLYLILLISLVLIVVREPMANLILKKRPLYHEEISSYYIESGFDIFETLLSMMSNTISFIRVGAFALNHVGLFIAFQTMAKLMNNFAGSIIIFLIGNIIIIFLEGLIVFIQGLRLQYYELFSKYYKGEGIEFEPVKLGAKY from the coding sequence ATGGCAGTGGAAAAGATGGAAATGCTTAACCTAGTTGCACCCATGGATGAGATAGATAACATTTCAAGGGATATAGTCTTACTTCAAAATATTCATATTGTAAATGCTTTAAATGAAATAAACAAAAGTAACTTTACCCTGTGTGTATTAGAGGAAAATCTCGAGGAGCTTGTGGATATGTGTGTCATTAAACCCTATATGAAGGAAGCTGATTACAAGGGCATATCTGAAAAAATTAATAATTTGATGGGCTATCTTGGGTTGGATAAAGCTATCAAAGAAAAATATATAGATGAATCCTATGATTTTCAAGACTCGATAAAGGAAATAGAGGATATTTATCCAGAAATTTGTGGAGTTTATAAAGAAAAATTTATTTATAATCATGAGCTGAAAAAAATAGAGGAATTTGACAGCCACATACATCATCTAAAGAGAACCAATGTAGATCTAAGCAGCTTAAATAATCTTAGCTTTTTTAGTTATAAGATAGGGATTCTATCAAAGGAAAATATAAATAGGCTTAAGAAAAACTATGAAAATATATCCGCCATTGTTTTACATATAGGCAGTAATACAATAGGGGAGGTATATCTAGTTGTTAGCCCTAAGGACTTGGAAACTGAAACCAATAGGATATTGAACTCAGTGAATTTCCATGAGCTAGATATTCCAAAGGAATTTTTAGGAACTCCAGACCAGATAGTTGTCAACGTGGAGCAGAAAATAAAGGAAAATAAAGGAAAGCTAGAGTTGGTGAATCATAGGCTGGCACAATTAAAAGAGAAATACGGGTCTTCGGTTGAAAGGGCATATAGCAGACTGAGACTTGAGGAAGAAATAGTTCAGATAAAAAAGGAAACTGCCTGCACAAACAGCTATTTCTATCTCTCGGGCTGGGTGCCAGCCAGAGACAAGAAAAGAATCGAAAAGCGGTTTGAGAAATATGGGCATATGGTGCTTACTATGTTTAAGGATGTTTCTGAGGTTCACAAATACATAATTCCACCCACTAAGCTTAAAAATAATAGACTGACTAGGCCCTTTGAATCCCTAGTAAAGATGTATGGGGTTCCCTCCTACGACGAACTCGATCCCACATTGTTTTTGAGCATCACCTATATGCTTTTATTTGGGATGATGTTTGGGGATGTTGGGCAGGGGCTGATATTACTTTTAGCTGGTTTATATTTCAGCAGGAAAAACAAAGATAGCTTGTATGGGGGAATACTGGCAAGGCTTGGGCTTAGTTCAACCATATTTGGATTTTTATATGGAAGTGTATTTGGATTTGAACACATTATTCCCGCCCTATTGGTACATCCCATAGAGCATATAAGCTTTATGCTGACGGGGTCTGTTGTCATGGGAATTATACTGCTTATCACAAGTTTTGGCTACAGTATTGTTAATAAAGTAAGGCAAAGGGATATAAAGGAAGGCATATTTGGTAGAAATGGCTTAAATGGATTGATATTTTACTTAAGCCTATTGGGTCTTGTGGCCAATGTTGCACTTAAAAGAGAGATAATCCCATCCACTGTGCTTTACTTAATATTATTGATTTCCTTAGTCCTTATTGTGGTTAGGGAGCCAATGGCTAATCTAATACTTAAGAAAAGACCACTATATCACGAGGAGATATCTAGCTACTATATAGAAAGTGGCTTTGATATATTTGAAACTCTACTTAGCATGATGAGTAATACGATTTCCTTTATAAGGGTAGGAGCATTTGCCCTTAATCATGTTGGACTTTTCATAGCCTTTCAAACCATGGCAAAGCTCATGAACAATTTTGCGGGAAGCATAATCATTTTTCTAATAGGCAACATCATTATAATATTCCTTGAAGGCTTAATAGTATTTATTCAGGGGTTAAGGCTACAATACTATGAGCTTTTCAGTAAATATTATAAGGGTGAGGGAATAGAATTTGAGCCGGTGAAATTAGGGGCTAAATATTAA